Proteins encoded within one genomic window of Humulus lupulus chromosome 1, drHumLupu1.1, whole genome shotgun sequence:
- the LOC133802610 gene encoding uncharacterized protein LOC133802610, whose amino-acid sequence MLRSYEGENDMFFDSQDFLSNEESSVTQEELRSSSNLEYEIWFSEPSSVKERRKIFLKQMGLAELTFPNNSPREMEIEIDSSSKIMALDRLVECGGTVSRRSMFSASYIEETSDCCRVEESGEANSMSNVLEGFQKDHNIVLAVEFPPGEAEVHLECHNLHDDTKKITSLWKRFVNKRNGRGSKVACDASKPAMQTTVESKLKVVHNKKRCLEFTAPVIGQEVRAHKGFICSMKFSPDGQYLASGGEDGVVRVWRVMAIASSDYLSAKGSFCSKLKEGKSSFQRKHPIHASVIFPDNIFRIDETPVHEFYGHSSDVLDLAWSNSNFIISSSKDKTVRLWQLGRKDCLNVFQHNNYVTCIQFNPLDDNYFISGSIDGKVRIWGLSEKRVVDWTDVRDVITAICYQPDGKGFIVGSITGTCRTYQTSGECLMLDSQIHIPGRKKAAGNKITGIKFSQEKSQCVMISSEDSKLRIFDGVDLTHKYKGLPKSGSQISASFTSSERHIISVGEDSRVYIWNHDALSAPSLKQTKSVRSCEYFFHEGVSVAIPWSGMGTEQNSLSNATSLQAQDHLETTSWTRDSERFSLGGWFSIDGTCKGSATWPEEKLPLWDISFTEDQNSLKQHHHNPTAISETWGLVIVTAGLDGTIRTFHNYGLPVRL is encoded by the exons ATGCTTAGGTCTTATGAAGGAGAAAATGATATGTTCTTCGACTCACAGGATTTTTTGTCAAATGAAGAGTCAAGCGTGACACAGGAAGAATTGAGGAGTAGTAGTAACTTGGAGTATGAAATCTGGTTTAGTGAGCCAAGTAGTGTCaaggaaagaaggaaaatctTTCTAAAACAGATGGGTTTAGCTGAActtacttttccaaataatagTCCTCGGGAGATGGAAATTGAAATTGATAGCTCATCTAAGATAATGGCATTGGACAGGCTTGTTGAGTGTGGTGGAACTGTTTCACGTCGTTCTATGTTTTCTGCTAGTTACATTGAGGAAACTTCGGATTGTTGTAGAGTGGAAGAGAGCGGTGAGGCAAATTCTATGTCTAATGTGTTAGAAGGATTCCAAAAAGATCATAATATAGTTTTAGCTGTAGAGTTTCCACCGGGAGAAGCTGAGGTTCATTTAGAATGTCATAATCTTCATGATGATACAAAGAAAATAACGAGTTTGTGGAAGCGTTTTGTAAATAAGAGGAATGGAAGAGGCAGTAAAGTTGCGTGTGATGCCTCAAAGCCAGCAATGCAAACCACTGTAGAATCAAAACTAAAGGTTGTTCATAACAAGAAGAGGTGCTTAGAGTTTACCGCCCCTGTCATTGGACAAGAAGTTCGTGCACATAAGGGCTTCATTTGTTCGATGAAGTTTAGTCCAGATGGTCAGTATCTTGCAAGTGGTGGTGAAGATGGAGTTGTACGAGTTTGGCGAGTGATGGCAATAGCATCTTCTGATTATTTATCAGCTAAAGGAAGCTTTTGTAGCAAATTGAAGGAAGGGAAATCCAGTTTTCAAAGGAAACATCCAATCCATGCCTCAGTTATCTTTCCTGATAACATTTTCCGGATTGATGAGACCCCAGTACATGAGTTTTATGGCCACTCTAGCGATGTGTTAGACCTGGCTTGGTCCAATTCAAAT TTTATTATTTCATCCTCCAAGGATAAAACTGTTCGACTTTGGCAATTGGGTCGCAAAGATTGTCTCAACGTTTTCCAGCACAATAATTATG TTACCTGCATCCAATTCAATCCTCTGGACGACAATTACTTCATCAGTGGCTCCATCGATGGGAAAGTTCGAATCTGGGGATTATCCGAGAAGCGAGTTGTTGATTGGACTGATGTCCGAGATGTGATCACTGCTATATGTTACCAACCTGATGGAAAA GGGTTCATAGTTGGCTCCATTACTGGCACTTGCCGTACTTATCAAACATCAG GCGAATGTCTCATGTTGGATTCACAGATACACATTCCTGGTAGAAAGAAAGCTGCAGGCAATAAAATAACTGGCATCAAG TTCTCCCAGGAAAAATCTCAATGTGTTATGATATCATCAGAGGACTCAAAACTTCGCATATTTGATGGTGTTGATCTGACTCATAAATATAAAG GTCTTCCAAAGTCAGGAAGTCAAATCTCAGCTTCTTTTACATCGAGTGAGAGACACATAATCTCCGTCGGAGAAGACTCTCGTGTATATATCTGGAACCATGATGCCTTGTCTGCTCCttcattgaaacaaacaaagtcCGTTCGATCTTGTGAGTATTTCTTTCATGAAGGTGTGTCAGTTGCCATTCCCTGGTCAGGAATGGGAACTGAACAGAACAGCTTGAGCAATGCAACTTCCTTGCAAGCGCAGGACCACCTAGAAACAACTTCATGGACCAGAGATTCGGAGcgtttttctcttggtggttgGTTTTCTATAGACGGCACGTGTAAGGGATCTGCAACTTGGCCTGAGGAGAAACTTCCTTTGTGGGATATCTCATTCACAGAAGACCAGAATAGTTTGAAGCAACACCACCATAACCCCACAGCTATATCAGAAACATGGGGGCTTGTGATAGTAACAGCCGGGTTAGATGGAACAATAAGAACATTCCATAATTATGGATTGCCTGTCAGACTCTAA